From Solidesulfovibrio carbinoliphilus subsp. oakridgensis, the proteins below share one genomic window:
- a CDS encoding sigma-70 family RNA polymerase sigma factor, whose amino-acid sequence MEHQDDQDISPTDADLDPKETLELDDPEALDEEAVEIEPVDDFRLPTPKTSGAGSLSTRDPLHLYLREIGKFPMLKPEEEQELARRVRDLGDQKAAFRLISSHLRLVVKIAMDFQRRWMQNVLDLIQEGNVGLMRAVTKFDPDKGIKFSYYAAYWIKAYILKYIMDNWRMVKIGTTQAQRKLFYNLNKERHRLQTLGFDPSASQLSQALNVTESDIVEMDQRLSGNDLSLDMTLGDDSTSTRLDFLPALTPGIEEILAGDEISHQLDKHIQTIRPKLNEKELDLLDNRILSDSPATLREIGAKYGITRERVRQIEARLLEKLKEHLSRRIEDFSSDWIHKEE is encoded by the coding sequence ATGGAACATCAAGACGATCAAGATATTTCGCCAACCGATGCGGATCTGGACCCCAAGGAAACCCTGGAACTCGACGACCCCGAAGCCCTGGACGAGGAGGCCGTCGAAATCGAACCCGTGGACGATTTCCGGCTGCCGACCCCGAAGACCTCGGGAGCCGGCTCCCTGTCCACCCGGGATCCGCTGCACCTCTATCTGCGTGAAATCGGCAAGTTCCCCATGCTCAAGCCCGAGGAGGAGCAGGAACTCGCCCGCCGCGTGCGCGACCTCGGCGACCAGAAGGCCGCCTTCCGGCTCATCTCCTCCCACCTGCGGCTGGTGGTCAAGATCGCCATGGACTTTCAGCGCCGGTGGATGCAAAACGTCCTCGACCTGATCCAGGAAGGCAATGTCGGCCTCATGCGCGCGGTGACCAAGTTCGATCCCGACAAGGGGATCAAGTTCTCCTATTACGCCGCCTACTGGATCAAGGCCTATATCCTCAAGTACATCATGGACAACTGGCGCATGGTCAAGATCGGGACCACGCAGGCCCAGCGCAAGCTCTTTTACAACCTGAACAAGGAGCGCCATCGGCTCCAGACGCTCGGTTTCGACCCCAGCGCCTCCCAGCTGTCCCAAGCCCTCAATGTCACCGAGTCGGACATCGTGGAGATGGACCAGCGCCTAAGCGGCAACGACCTGTCCCTCGACATGACCCTCGGCGACGATTCCACCTCCACGCGCCTGGACTTTCTGCCGGCGCTCACCCCTGGCATCGAGGAGATCCTGGCCGGCGACGAGATCTCCCACCAGCTCGACAAGCATATCCAGACCATCCGGCCCAAGCTCAACGAAAAGGAACTCGACCTTCTAGACAACCGCATCCTCTCCGACTCCCCGGCCACCCTGCGGGAAATCGGCGCGAAATACGGCATCACCAGGGAACGGGTGCGCCAGATCGAGGCCCGGCTGCTCGAAAAGCTCAAGGAGCACCTTTCCAGGCGCATCGAGGATTTTTCCTCGGATTGGATTCACAAGGAAGAATAG
- a CDS encoding tetratricopeptide repeat protein, whose translation MSDLSKRFFPARLPVLVVLALLPCLLSNSCASSRSARPAYAGKNLSSEAEVDYQFLIYQDLARQGKKDEAIKALSDLAASHPSPEVVVELANVQWGQNDREAATQTLEKGLAAFPGARQLTFYLANAYQMRRMEDMAVKTLERFLEKNPADAPALQELASLLEDSGKHEQALAVLGRIPEKDRDATVLYLRAKAEAGHGRKDAAMGTLRAAVAKDPALMPAWADLAGLLEQAGDLKGAEDCYRKMLSLGEESPEVRARLARILIKQKNPAQAVSLLAEGAPDKSRFLDAMSALVEAGYPRQAKQVLGLLTALDPDSPDLPFYKAVLAYEGDKNPREALAILGRVPPENPNYDKSLAFRIQIASEIGDFGKAAGLVREARQRYPDRKEFISVEAALLDKRGDTAAAAKVLENALAASPDDVDLLYRYGVALEKLKRRDEAKAVMEKIVAKEPTNPDALNYLGYSLAEEGRDLEKALSMVKTALEKEPDNPFFLDSLAWTLHKLGRANEALAAIERAIAHKVKDAIIWEHYGDIAAAAGRRAEAQKAYRTALELGPDSPAAVKKKLGAL comes from the coding sequence ATGTCTGACCTGTCCAAGCGTTTTTTTCCCGCGCGCCTGCCCGTCCTCGTGGTGCTCGCGCTGTTGCCGTGCCTGCTCTCCAACTCCTGCGCCTCCAGCCGGTCGGCCCGGCCGGCCTACGCCGGCAAGAACCTGAGCTCCGAGGCCGAGGTGGACTATCAGTTCCTCATCTACCAGGATCTGGCCCGCCAGGGCAAAAAGGACGAGGCCATCAAGGCGTTGTCCGACCTGGCCGCCTCCCACCCCTCGCCGGAAGTGGTCGTGGAGCTGGCCAACGTCCAATGGGGCCAAAACGACCGGGAAGCCGCCACCCAGACCCTGGAAAAGGGCCTGGCCGCCTTCCCTGGCGCGCGCCAGCTCACCTTCTACCTGGCCAACGCCTACCAGATGCGGCGCATGGAAGACATGGCCGTCAAGACCCTCGAGCGTTTCCTGGAGAAAAACCCGGCCGATGCCCCGGCCCTGCAGGAACTGGCCTCGCTCCTGGAAGACAGCGGCAAGCACGAGCAGGCCCTGGCCGTGCTCGGGCGCATCCCGGAAAAGGACCGCGACGCCACGGTCCTCTACCTGCGGGCCAAGGCCGAGGCCGGCCACGGCCGCAAAGACGCGGCCATGGGCACGCTTCGCGCGGCCGTGGCCAAGGATCCGGCCCTCATGCCGGCCTGGGCCGATCTGGCCGGGCTCCTCGAACAGGCGGGCGACCTCAAGGGAGCCGAGGACTGCTACCGCAAGATGCTCTCCCTTGGCGAGGAGTCCCCGGAAGTCCGGGCCCGGCTCGCCCGGATCCTCATCAAGCAGAAAAATCCGGCCCAGGCCGTAAGCCTCCTGGCCGAGGGCGCGCCGGACAAGAGCCGGTTTCTCGACGCCATGTCGGCCCTGGTCGAAGCCGGCTATCCCAGGCAGGCCAAGCAGGTGCTCGGCCTGCTGACCGCCCTGGACCCGGACAGCCCGGATCTGCCGTTTTACAAGGCGGTCCTCGCCTACGAGGGCGACAAGAACCCCAGGGAAGCCCTGGCGATCCTTGGCCGGGTACCGCCGGAAAATCCCAACTACGACAAAAGCCTCGCCTTCCGCATCCAGATCGCGTCCGAGATCGGGGATTTCGGCAAGGCCGCGGGGCTCGTGCGCGAGGCGCGGCAGCGCTATCCCGACCGCAAGGAATTCATCTCCGTGGAAGCCGCCCTGCTCGACAAGCGCGGCGACACGGCCGCAGCGGCCAAGGTCCTGGAAAACGCCCTAGCCGCCTCGCCCGACGACGTGGACCTCCTCTACCGCTACGGCGTGGCCCTCGAAAAGCTCAAGCGCCGCGACGAGGCCAAGGCGGTCATGGAGAAGATCGTGGCCAAGGAGCCGACCAATCCGGACGCCCTCAACTACCTCGGCTACTCCCTGGCCGAGGAGGGGCGCGACCTGGAAAAGGCCCTCTCCATGGTGAAAACGGCCCTGGAAAAAGAGCCGGACAATCCCTTCTTCCTGGATTCCCTGGCCTGGACCCTGCACAAGCTGGGACGCGCCAACGAGGCCCTGGCCGCCATCGAGCGGGCCATCGCCCACAAGGTCAAAGACGCCATCATCTGGGAACACTACGGCGACATCGCCGCCGCCGCCGGCCGCAGGGCCGAAGCCCAGAAGGCCTACCGCACCGCCCTGGAGCTGGGACCGGACTCCCCGGCCGCGGTCAAAAAGAAACTGGGAGCCCTGTGA
- a CDS encoding lipoprotein insertase outer membrane protein LolB has protein sequence MRRHARLPVRFFLMAALALLATGCAAPRPGPGPAPTADEARVVYKNFLANQAKNQPAPAFSLAGSMSFSRAGKSGRLNFRFYGNFKNPVRLDLTTAFGGAYAHLREDGEEFTAFLPDKNAVYRHADTRQGAARLGMPLPFTLREMAALVSGRLGELAPPDYASAKKVAGGYAYAFSKDPRLSGLTLDFAGNPRHLTGRGVEPWRVDFEDEEPAPGMAAPVARRLTLTTPGGASLVLRVKSLAPRETPYPAADLELPIPPTADVRSLDATGGEPLLPDL, from the coding sequence ATGCGTCGCCACGCCCGCCTGCCCGTCCGTTTTTTCCTGATGGCCGCCCTGGCCCTCCTGGCCACCGGCTGCGCCGCGCCCCGCCCGGGGCCGGGCCCCGCCCCGACCGCGGACGAGGCCCGGGTGGTCTACAAGAACTTCCTGGCCAACCAGGCGAAAAACCAGCCGGCCCCGGCCTTTTCCCTGGCCGGGTCCATGAGCTTTTCCAGAGCCGGCAAGTCCGGCCGCCTGAACTTCCGGTTCTACGGCAACTTCAAAAACCCGGTGCGTCTCGACCTGACCACGGCCTTTGGCGGGGCCTACGCCCACCTGCGCGAGGACGGGGAGGAGTTCACGGCCTTTTTGCCGGACAAAAACGCCGTCTATCGCCACGCCGACACCCGGCAGGGCGCGGCCAGGCTCGGCATGCCCCTGCCCTTTACCCTGCGCGAGATGGCCGCCCTGGTTTCCGGCCGGCTCGGCGAGCTGGCGCCGCCGGATTACGCCTCGGCCAAAAAGGTGGCTGGTGGCTACGCATACGCCTTTTCCAAGGACCCGCGCCTGTCCGGCCTGACCCTTGACTTCGCCGGCAATCCGCGACATCTCACCGGGCGGGGCGTGGAGCCCTGGCGCGTGGACTTCGAGGACGAAGAACCCGCGCCGGGCATGGCCGCGCCGGTCGCTCGCCGGCTCACCCTGACCACGCCCGGCGGCGCCTCCCTGGTCCTTCGCGTCAAAAGCCTCGCCCCGCGCGAAACGCCCTATCCGGCCGCGGACCTGGAATTGCCCATTCCCCCGACCGCCGACGTGCGTTCCCTGGACGCCACCGGCGGCGAACCGCTCCTGCCGGACCTGTAG
- the rpiB gene encoding ribose 5-phosphate isomerase B, which yields MPQTVFIGSDHAGLTLKSAIIAHMAQAGHDVNDLGPATADSVDYPNFAMAVCVKVQATPGSAGILVCGTGIGMSMAANRIPGIRAALCVNEYLARMTRLHNDANVLCLGERVVGEGLALSIVDVFLATAFEGGRHQRRIDLIETCCQSITA from the coding sequence ATGCCCCAGACCGTTTTTATCGGTTCCGACCACGCCGGATTGACGCTAAAATCCGCCATTATCGCCCATATGGCCCAGGCCGGCCACGACGTCAACGACCTTGGCCCCGCCACGGCCGACAGCGTCGACTATCCGAACTTCGCCATGGCCGTGTGCGTAAAGGTTCAGGCCACGCCCGGCTCGGCCGGCATCCTGGTCTGCGGCACGGGCATCGGCATGTCCATGGCCGCCAACCGCATCCCCGGCATCCGGGCCGCCCTGTGCGTCAACGAATACCTGGCCCGCATGACCCGGCTCCACAACGACGCCAATGTCCTTTGCCTGGGCGAACGGGTGGTCGGTGAAGGCCTGGCCCTGTCCATCGTGGACGTCTTCCTGGCCACCGCCTTCGAAGGCGGCCGCCACCAGCGCCGCATCGACCTGATCGAAACCTGCTGCCAGTCCATTACCGCCTAA
- the tkt gene encoding transketolase — translation MTVNAAAIDAKAVSAIKGLIMDATRKAASGHPGGAMSSADMAYVLFKDFLRYDPADPAWFGRDRFVLSAGHESMLLYALLHLRGILSMEDLTRFRQFGSKTPGHPENYETPGVECTTGPLGQGFSMAVGMATAETMLRERLGEDVAGHYTYVLSSDGDVQTPVFLGSAALAGLWGLSRLIVLFDKNQVQLAGPTSVCDATNHKKLFESLGWQALEIDGHDHAAIRAALETARAEKKRPTIIIGTTTIAKGSCTLEGNCASHGAPFSETEIKETKKLLGLPEDKSFSLPTDVADHFRAGFPKLAEARKAWNKSLEDRLDSDAAFEDLWRQVRRAPGNRALSWPVFEPAKAVATRSAWGAALNGLIDQLPLLVGGSADLDPSNQTEKFRQITGIFGAANPLGRNLCFGVREFPMGAIVNGIALHGGLIPFGATFLMFSDYERNALRMAALQRIPALHVFTHDSFYVGEDGPTHQPIEQVSSLRLIPNMLVARPADANETSACLEMALTQTSRPTCLLLTRQNLPILDHAAYPALKDGVKRGAYVLVDAADGNPDMVLLASGSEVSLAMAAAKLLPELAIRIVSMPCMELFNEQPQDYRDAVLPPAVPFRFAVEAGRPELWCQYTGSLDRVHGLSHFGASAPAETLADAYGFTPEKLAQKIKDAFDKK, via the coding sequence ATGACCGTGAACGCCGCCGCCATCGACGCCAAGGCCGTCAGCGCCATCAAGGGCCTTATCATGGACGCCACCCGCAAGGCCGCCTCCGGCCACCCCGGCGGGGCCATGTCCTCGGCCGACATGGCGTATGTGCTTTTCAAGGATTTTCTGCGCTACGATCCGGCCGATCCGGCCTGGTTCGGCCGCGACCGCTTCGTGCTCTCGGCCGGGCACGAATCCATGCTGCTCTATGCCCTGCTCCACCTGCGCGGCATCCTCAGCATGGAGGACCTGACGCGGTTTCGCCAGTTCGGCAGCAAGACCCCGGGCCACCCCGAGAATTACGAGACTCCGGGCGTCGAGTGCACCACCGGGCCCCTTGGCCAGGGCTTTTCCATGGCCGTCGGCATGGCCACGGCCGAGACCATGCTGCGCGAACGCCTGGGCGAGGACGTGGCCGGGCACTACACCTATGTCCTTTCTTCGGACGGCGACGTGCAGACCCCGGTCTTTCTCGGCTCGGCCGCCCTGGCCGGACTGTGGGGCCTCTCCCGCCTGATCGTCCTTTTCGACAAGAACCAGGTCCAGCTGGCCGGCCCGACCAGCGTCTGCGACGCCACCAACCACAAGAAGCTCTTCGAGAGCCTCGGCTGGCAGGCCCTCGAGATCGACGGCCACGACCACGCCGCCATCCGGGCCGCCCTGGAAACGGCCCGGGCCGAAAAGAAGCGCCCGACCATCATCATCGGCACCACCACCATCGCCAAGGGCTCCTGCACGCTTGAAGGCAACTGCGCCTCCCACGGCGCGCCGTTTTCCGAGACCGAAATCAAGGAAACGAAAAAGCTCCTCGGCCTGCCCGAGGACAAGTCCTTTTCCCTGCCGACCGATGTGGCCGACCATTTCCGCGCCGGCTTCCCGAAACTGGCCGAGGCCCGCAAGGCCTGGAACAAATCCCTGGAAGACCGGCTCGATTCCGACGCCGCCTTCGAGGACCTGTGGCGGCAGGTCAGGCGCGCCCCCGGCAACCGGGCCCTGTCCTGGCCGGTCTTCGAACCGGCCAAGGCCGTGGCCACCCGGTCGGCCTGGGGCGCGGCTCTAAACGGCCTGATCGACCAGCTGCCGCTTCTGGTCGGCGGCTCGGCCGACCTCGACCCGTCCAACCAGACCGAGAAATTCCGCCAGATCACCGGCATCTTCGGCGCGGCCAACCCCCTGGGCCGCAACCTCTGTTTCGGGGTCCGGGAATTCCCCATGGGCGCCATCGTCAACGGCATTGCGCTCCACGGCGGGCTGATCCCCTTCGGCGCCACCTTCCTCATGTTCTCGGACTATGAGCGAAACGCGCTGCGCATGGCCGCGCTCCAGCGCATCCCGGCCCTGCACGTCTTCACCCACGATTCGTTCTACGTGGGCGAGGACGGACCGACCCACCAGCCCATCGAGCAGGTGAGCTCGCTTCGCCTTATTCCCAACATGCTGGTGGCCCGGCCGGCCGACGCCAACGAGACGTCCGCCTGCCTGGAAATGGCGTTGACGCAAACCAGCCGGCCGACCTGCCTGCTTTTGACCCGCCAGAACCTGCCGATCCTGGACCACGCCGCCTATCCGGCCCTCAAAGACGGCGTCAAACGCGGGGCCTACGTGCTGGTGGACGCGGCCGACGGAAACCCGGACATGGTCCTCCTCGCCTCGGGCTCGGAAGTCTCCCTGGCGATGGCCGCGGCCAAGCTCCTGCCGGAACTGGCCATCCGCATCGTCAGCATGCCCTGCATGGAGCTCTTTAACGAGCAGCCGCAGGATTACAGGGACGCCGTCCTGCCCCCGGCCGTCCCCTTCCGCTTCGCCGTCGAAGCCGGCCGGCCCGAGCTCTGGTGCCAGTACACCGGCAGCCTCGACCGGGTGCACGGCCTCTCGCACTTCGGCGCCTCGGCCCCGGCCGAGACCCTGGCCGATGCCTACGGCTTCACGCCGGAGAAGCTGGCCCAAAAGATCAAGGACGCCTTCGACAAAAAGTAG
- the glpX gene encoding class II fructose-bisphosphatase: MEAPDRNLGLDLVRVTEAAALSSSRWLGRGDKNAGDQAAVDAMRLSFNTLPIEGMIIIGEGEKDEAPMLYNGERVGSGSGHAVDVAVDPVEGTNLLAYGRPNAISVVGIAPRGSMFNPGPSYYMQKLVVPAEAKDVADLDAPVGDNLKKIARALGKDVDDLVVFVLDKPRHASLIKDIRAAGARIQLHTDGDVAGSLMAVDPENVVDIMLGTGGTPEGVLSACAIRALGGRLLARLDPQLDDEKEALAEAGIDCHRIFTEETLVKSDDTYFAATGISGGTFLEGVQFTGTHAVTHSLVMRGKTGTMRRIETRIRLDKLMEISAVKYD; encoded by the coding sequence ATGGAAGCGCCGGACAGGAATCTCGGGTTGGATCTGGTACGGGTCACGGAAGCGGCGGCCCTCAGTTCCTCGCGCTGGCTCGGACGCGGCGACAAGAACGCCGGCGACCAGGCCGCCGTGGACGCCATGCGCCTGTCGTTTAACACCCTGCCCATCGAAGGCATGATCATCATCGGCGAGGGCGAAAAGGACGAAGCCCCCATGCTCTATAACGGCGAGCGGGTGGGCAGCGGTTCGGGCCACGCCGTGGACGTGGCCGTGGACCCGGTCGAAGGCACCAATCTCCTCGCCTACGGCCGGCCCAATGCTATCTCCGTGGTCGGCATCGCCCCGCGCGGCTCCATGTTCAACCCGGGCCCGAGCTACTACATGCAAAAGCTGGTGGTGCCGGCCGAAGCCAAGGACGTGGCCGACCTCGACGCGCCGGTCGGTGACAATCTCAAAAAAATCGCCCGGGCCCTCGGCAAGGACGTGGACGATCTGGTCGTCTTCGTCCTCGACAAGCCGCGCCACGCCTCGCTCATCAAGGACATCCGCGCCGCCGGGGCCCGCATCCAGCTCCATACCGACGGCGACGTGGCCGGCTCGCTCATGGCCGTTGATCCCGAAAACGTGGTGGACATCATGCTCGGCACCGGCGGCACCCCCGAAGGCGTGCTCTCGGCCTGCGCCATCCGGGCCCTGGGCGGCCGCCTGCTGGCCCGCCTCGACCCGCAGCTCGACGACGAGAAAGAGGCCCTGGCCGAAGCCGGCATCGACTGCCACCGCATCTTCACCGAGGAAACCCTCGTCAAAAGCGACGACACCTACTTCGCGGCCACCGGCATCTCCGGCGGCACCTTTCTCGAAGGCGTCCAGTTCACCGGCACCCACGCCGTCACCCACTCGCTGGTCATGCGCGGCAAGACCGGCACCATGCGCCGCATAGAGACCCGCATCCGGTTGGACAAGCTGATGGAAATCAGCGCCGTCAAGTACGACTGA
- a CDS encoding SagB/ThcOx family dehydrogenase: MQYDLKFFLKDCIRKMVDFSTTAQSRGLAAPPLQKPYPPGAALLALPRPEKWTGIGDVSVRQAIAARVSHRAFETTALTLDELAFLLWATQGLRKPPTPAVAYRTVPSAGCRHALETYLAVFRVKDLSPGLYRYLPLEHALVEAGRPDDLEGRVRQAVFDQRFAAKAAATFFWTTIPERMEWRYAEASYKVIALDAGHVCQNLYLACQAIGAGTCAIAAYDQEAADALLGVDGEVEFTIYIAPVGKV, from the coding sequence ATGCAATATGACTTGAAGTTCTTCTTGAAGGATTGCATTCGCAAGATGGTGGACTTTTCCACCACGGCCCAGAGCCGAGGACTGGCCGCGCCGCCGCTCCAAAAGCCGTATCCGCCGGGGGCGGCCCTGCTGGCCTTGCCCCGGCCGGAAAAATGGACCGGCATCGGCGACGTGTCGGTCAGGCAGGCCATCGCGGCCCGGGTGTCGCACCGGGCCTTCGAGACGACGGCGCTGACCCTGGACGAACTGGCCTTCCTGCTGTGGGCCACCCAGGGTCTTCGCAAGCCGCCGACGCCGGCCGTCGCCTACCGCACCGTGCCCTCGGCCGGCTGTCGCCACGCCCTGGAGACCTATCTTGCCGTCTTCCGCGTCAAGGACCTGTCTCCGGGACTCTACCGCTACCTGCCCCTGGAACACGCCCTCGTCGAGGCGGGCCGGCCGGACGACCTGGAAGGGCGCGTCCGCCAGGCCGTCTTCGACCAGCGGTTCGCGGCCAAGGCGGCGGCCACCTTCTTCTGGACCACCATCCCCGAACGCATGGAATGGCGCTACGCCGAGGCCTCCTACAAAGTCATCGCCCTGGACGCTGGGCACGTCTGCCAGAACCTGTACCTGGCCTGCCAGGCCATCGGCGCCGGCACCTGCGCCATTGCCGCTTACGACCAGGAGGCGGCCGACGCGCTCCTCGGCGTTGATGGCGAGGTCGAGTTCACGATCTATATCGCGCCGGTCGGCAAGGTCTGA
- a CDS encoding 2-oxoacid:ferredoxin oxidoreductase subunit beta, translating into MVTPNDYGEFETAWCPGCGNFPIRKAVVQALVALDLPPHKVVFSSGIGQAAKAPHYIRANVLNGLHGRSLPAATGIKLANPDLTVFAESGDGCSYGEGGNHFLAAIRRNIDITYIVHDNQVYGLTKGQASPTTMQGQKTKTQPHGAPSEPFNPMAVAVTMGAGFVARGFAGEIDHLADLIVQGVRHPGFSLIDVLQPCVSFNKVNTFPWYKERCYKLGDGHDPTDRVAALERALEFGDKIPLGVLWKNDRPPFGPVPAGPLAAREPDMGVLAGILEGYA; encoded by the coding sequence ATGGTGACCCCCAACGACTACGGTGAGTTCGAAACCGCCTGGTGCCCCGGCTGCGGCAACTTTCCCATCCGCAAGGCCGTGGTCCAGGCCCTGGTCGCCCTCGACCTGCCGCCGCACAAGGTGGTCTTTTCCTCGGGCATCGGCCAGGCGGCCAAGGCCCCGCACTACATCCGGGCCAACGTCCTAAACGGCCTGCACGGCCGGTCGCTGCCGGCCGCAACCGGCATCAAGCTGGCCAATCCGGACCTGACCGTGTTCGCCGAATCCGGCGACGGCTGCTCCTACGGCGAGGGCGGCAACCACTTCCTGGCCGCCATCCGCCGCAACATCGACATCACCTATATCGTCCACGACAATCAGGTTTATGGCCTGACCAAGGGCCAGGCCAGCCCCACCACCATGCAAGGGCAGAAGACCAAGACCCAGCCCCACGGCGCGCCGTCGGAGCCCTTCAACCCCATGGCCGTGGCCGTGACCATGGGAGCCGGGTTCGTGGCCCGGGGCTTTGCCGGCGAGATCGACCATCTGGCCGACCTGATCGTCCAGGGCGTGCGCCACCCCGGCTTCTCCCTGATCGACGTGCTCCAGCCCTGCGTGTCCTTCAACAAGGTCAACACCTTTCCGTGGTACAAGGAGCGATGCTACAAGCTTGGCGACGGCCACGACCCGACCGACCGCGTGGCCGCCCTGGAGCGGGCCCTGGAATTCGGGGACAAGATTCCGCTCGGCGTCCTCTGGAAAAACGACCGCCCGCCGTTCGGGCCGGTGCCGGCCGGTCCGCTCGCCGCCCGCGAGCCGGACATGGGCGTGTTGGCCGGTATTTTGGAAGGGTATGCATAG
- a CDS encoding 2-oxoacid:acceptor oxidoreductase subunit alpha translates to MAETTSNIVIGGEAGQGLATIGEFLARGLVRAGYGVVVTQDYQSRIRGGHNTFAIRTGNSVPEAPIEAIDLLVALSADTVPRHQDRLTGRGLVLADARTGLAGLPGLAIPYQELCPKPLYENTAALGVLSSLLCLDPSFVTDLITEKFTRKGDEVVAANIAVFKAALDWTAAQKAPFACLPPAARREKRLVMHGNDAIALGGLAAGVNFCSFYPMTPGTSVIQTLIDHADAMGLVAEQAEDEIAAILMAIGASYAGARSMVSTAGGGFALMCEGTSLAGMLETPVTLVVAQRPGPATGLPTRTEQADLDLVVYAGHGEFPRAVFAPGSLEQCFHLAHRAVDTAERFQSPAFILTDQFLADSYRDVGPFDLSGLPAVARPLTAVDDPAGYERYAVTDSGVSPRLLPGFTEATVVLDSDEHTPDGHITEDLSVRVAMQDKRMRKLAGLTAAVLPPDLYGEAEGATLLVCWGSTLGAAREAADSLAARGEKTAVLHFSQVFPLAPDTFLPFFAQAGRTVMVEGNFAGQLAGRIRQGTGHVFDHHIRRYDGLPFTAAFILERL, encoded by the coding sequence ATGGCCGAAACAACCAGTAATATCGTCATCGGCGGCGAAGCCGGCCAGGGGCTGGCCACCATCGGCGAATTCCTGGCCCGGGGACTCGTCCGGGCCGGCTACGGCGTGGTGGTCACCCAGGACTACCAGTCCCGCATCCGGGGCGGGCATAACACCTTCGCCATCCGCACCGGCAACAGCGTTCCCGAGGCCCCCATCGAGGCCATCGACCTGCTCGTGGCCCTGTCCGCCGACACCGTGCCGCGCCACCAAGACCGGCTGACGGGCAGGGGGCTCGTTTTGGCCGACGCCCGCACCGGCCTCGCCGGCCTGCCGGGCCTCGCCATCCCCTACCAGGAGCTTTGTCCCAAGCCGCTGTACGAAAACACGGCCGCGCTTGGCGTCTTAAGCTCCCTCCTGTGTCTGGATCCGTCGTTCGTGACCGATCTGATCACCGAAAAATTCACCAGGAAAGGCGACGAGGTCGTTGCGGCCAACATCGCGGTTTTCAAGGCGGCCCTGGACTGGACCGCGGCCCAGAAGGCGCCGTTCGCCTGCCTGCCGCCGGCCGCGCGCCGGGAGAAGCGGCTGGTCATGCACGGCAACGACGCCATCGCCCTTGGCGGACTGGCCGCAGGCGTCAATTTCTGCTCGTTTTACCCCATGACGCCCGGCACTTCGGTCATCCAGACGCTGATCGACCACGCCGATGCCATGGGGCTGGTGGCCGAGCAGGCCGAGGACGAGATTGCGGCCATCCTCATGGCCATCGGCGCGTCCTATGCCGGAGCCCGGTCCATGGTTTCGACGGCCGGCGGCGGCTTTGCGCTTATGTGCGAGGGCACGAGCCTGGCCGGCATGCTCGAAACGCCGGTCACCCTGGTGGTGGCCCAGCGCCCCGGCCCGGCCACCGGCCTGCCCACCCGCACCGAACAGGCCGACCTCGATCTGGTCGTCTACGCCGGGCACGGGGAATTCCCGCGCGCCGTCTTTGCCCCCGGCAGCCTGGAGCAGTGCTTCCACCTGGCCCACCGGGCCGTGGACACGGCCGAGCGGTTCCAATCGCCGGCCTTTATCCTCACCGACCAGTTCCTGGCCGATTCCTACCGCGACGTGGGGCCCTTCGACTTGTCCGGCCTGCCGGCCGTGGCCCGGCCGCTGACGGCCGTGGACGACCCGGCCGGGTACGAGCGCTACGCCGTCACCGATTCCGGCGTCTCGCCGCGCCTCTTGCCGGGCTTCACCGAGGCGACGGTCGTCCTCGACAGCGACGAGCACACGCCCGACGGCCACATCACCGAGGACCTGTCCGTGCGGGTGGCCATGCAGGACAAGCGGATGCGCAAACTGGCCGGCCTGACCGCAGCCGTACTGCCGCCCGACCTCTACGGCGAGGCCGAGGGCGCGACGCTCCTCGTCTGCTGGGGCTCGACCCTGGGCGCGGCCCGGGAAGCGGCGGACAGCCTGGCGGCCCGGGGCGAAAAAACGGCCGTGCTCCACTTCTCCCAGGTTTTTCCCCTGGCGCCGGACACGTTTCTGCCCTTTTTCGCCCAGGCCGGCCGCACGGTCATGGTCGAAGGCAACTTCGCGGGCCAGCTGGCCGGGCGCATCCGCCAGGGCACGGGCCACGTTTTCGACCATCACATCCGGCGCTACGACGGGCTGCCCTTCACGGCGGCCTTCATCCTCGAACGGCTGTAG